Proteins from a single region of Helicoverpa armigera isolate CAAS_96S chromosome 21, ASM3070526v1, whole genome shotgun sequence:
- the LOC110373615 gene encoding uncharacterized protein LOC110373615, which produces MKCLCLLLASVAIVRGYSIKDNEIQTARLRTSDELLQSVISDCFEAESPMSCLKVKVLSFLDTKLGVSSESARAFDDKNIDKVIFDRVSRYLSNNEVRFQLPEFLFEGAEVSYRADKGLDVEFPEDSENGEARGILKKKLLLPVLLLLKLKMKALMPILVAIIGIKAMKALILSKLAITLVLGFLIYNLIMKKGAMPMMMMPPAETVSPAPQYGPPANQYGPPSTPAPSAPQDSYSPAWEPASGGPYARVWDPSQLAYSSYYPGDSSSSAASNQSPSYSSVSSVSSSSSSSATY; this is translated from the exons atgaagtgTCTGTGCTTACTCCTGGCTTCCGTCGCCATCGTTCGCGGTTACAGCATCAAGGACAATGAGATTCAGACGGCGCGCTTACGGACAAGTGATGAGTTGCTCCAGAGTGTGATCAGTGATTGTTTCGAAGCTGAATCCCCGATGTCATGTCTCAAAGTGAAAGTTCTCTCGTTCCTGGACACGAAGCTGGGAGTGAGCTCGGAGTCCGCGAGGGCTTTCGACGACAAGAACATCGACAAGGTGATCTTCGACCGCGTGAGCCGGTACCTGAGCAACAATGAAGTCAGGTTCCAGCTGCCTGAGTTCCTCTTCGAGGGCGCTGAGGTCTCCTACAGAGCTGACAAGGGTCTGGATGTGGAATTCCCGGAAGACAGTGAAAACGGTGAAG CTCGTGGCATCTTGAAGAAGAAGCTGCTGTTGCCCGTTCTGCTGCTGCTCAAGCTGAAGATGAAGGCGCTGATGCCCATCCTCGTCGCCATCATCGGCATCAAGGCCATGAAGGCCCTGATCCTCAGCAAGCTGGCCATCACCCTTGTCCTCGGATTCCTGATCTACAACCTGATCATGAAGAAAGGAG CCATGCCCATGATGATGATGCCGCCCGCGGAGACTGTATCTCCCGCACCCCAATACGGTCCCCCGGCCAATCAGTACGGACCTCCCTCCACCCCCGCGCCCTCCGCACCTCAGGACTCCTACAGCCCTGCCTGGGAGCCTGCTAGCGGTGGTCCTTACGCGAGAGTTTGGGATCCCTCCCAGCTTGCCTACAGCTCATACTACCCTGGTGACTCAAGCTCATCAGCAGCTTCAAACCAGTCTCCGAGCTACTCCAGCGTGTCATCCGTCTCCTCATCTTCATCATCTTCAGCAACTTACTAA
- the Ent2 gene encoding equilibrative nucleoside transporter 1 isoform X2, with the protein MEMSHQAGAEAESLLRQERGAVVMPGQRQGRWDGADEKAPFLRNEPVKLTPAWEGNNLPNDTLNLKGIAMDTSEPKDKWHLIFLTFLLHGLGTLTAWNMFITAKDYFVKYKLVNAPTYSEHYLAYVGWASQIPNLVFSWLNIFVKPKGNLTNRIVMSLIVEVVIFVFNVILAMMDSSGWPAAFFWLTMLSVFFLNGFNAIFQNSVYGVAALLPAKYTGAVVMGSNLCGLLIVFLNWCSVMFDNPRTAAIYYFIGGMFVMLICIDSYFALPLNKFYRYHEALQEQHKSAEADKPHGMRVSRAKIFAQASLQLYNVFITFVVTLAVFPSVISDIEPNTEGFLGENFVRITCFLTFNVTALLGNVTASLKQIPGPKWLVIFTTIRLVFIPFFLLCKYKSATRTLPILISNDYVFWIASALMGWTSGHGSSLAMMYIGGTVPPEQQGTAGMMGGAMLVTGIITGITFTRLCPIIVTADIWRSL; encoded by the exons ATGGAGATGTCACACCAGGCTGGGGCGGAGGCCGAGAGCCTTTTGAGACAGGAGAGGGGCGCAGTCGTCATGCCGGGGCAGAGACAAGGCc GTTGGGATGGTGCGGACGAGAAGGCCCCGTTCCTCCGCAACGAGCCGGTGAAGCTAACGCCCGCGTGGGAGGGTAACAACCTACCAAATGACACCCTCAACTTGAAAG GTATAGCAATGGACACATCGGAACCAAAGGACAAATGGCACCTAATATTCTTGACGTTCCTGTTACACGGACTCGGAACGCTCACAGCTTGGAACATGTTCATAACAGCCAAAGATTATTTCGTGAAATACAAATTGGTGAATGCTCCTACCTATTCGGAACATTATTTGGCGTACGTGGGATGGGCTAGCCAGATCCCTAATCTGGTGTTCAGTTGGCTCAACATTTTTGTTAAGCCCAA GGGCAACTTAACAAACCGGATAGTGATGTCGCTAATAGTGGAAGTGGTTATATTTGTGTTCAACGTTATACTAGCCATGATGGACAGCTCAGGTTGGCCGGCGGCATTCTTCTGGCTCACCATGTTATCTGTGTTCTTCTTAAACG GTTTCAACGCAATCTTCCAAAACTCAGTATACGGCGTGGCCGCCCTCCTTCCTGCGAAGTACACAGGAGCCGTCGTGATGGGCAGCAACTTGTGTGGTCTCCTCATCGTGTTCCTGAACTGGTGTTCCGTCATGTTCGACAATCCTCGCACCGCAGCTATTTACTACTTCATCGGCGGCATGTTTGTCATGCT CATATGTATTGATTCGTACTTCGCGCTGCCGTTAAAT AAATTCTATCGTTACCACGAGGCGTTACAAGAGCAACACAAAAGTGCTGAGGCGGATAAACCCCACGGAATGAGGGTTTCCCGCGCCAAAATATTTGCACAGGCGTCCTTGCAGCTGTATAATGTCTTCATCACTTTCGTAGTCACCTTAGCTGTGTTCCCTTCTGTTATTTCAG atATTGAGCCGAACACGGAAGGCTTCTTGGGCGAGAATTTCGTCCGTATCACTTGCTTCCTGACCTTCAACGTTACAGCCTTGCTTGGAAACGTTACTGCTAGTCTTAAGCAAATT CCCGGTCCCAAATGGCTGGTAATATTCACAACCATCCGACTGGTTTTCATCCCGTTCTTCCTGCTGTGCAAATACAAGAGTGCTACCCGAACGTTGCCAATACTCATCTCAAATGACTACGTGTTCTGGATTGCTTCTGCACTCATGGGCTGGACTTCTGGACATGGAAGCTCGTTAGCTATGATGTATATTGGAGG CACGGTGCCGCCTGAACAACAAGGCACGGCGGGCATGATGGGCGGCGCGATGCTTGTCACCGGCATCATCACCGGCATCACATTCACGCGGCTCTGCCCCATCATCGTCACGGCAGACATCTGGCGCAGCTTGTAG
- the Ent2 gene encoding equilibrative nucleoside transporter 1 isoform X1, whose translation MEMSHQAGAEAESLLRQERGAVVMPGQRQGRWDGADEKAPFLRNEPVKLTPAWEGNNLPNDTLNLKGIAMDTSEPKDKWHLIFLTFLLHGLGTLTAWNMFITAKDYFVKYKLVNAPTYSEHYLAYVGWASQIPNLVFSWLNIFVKPKGNLTNRIVMSLIVEVVIFVFNVILAMMDSSGWPAAFFWLTMLSVFFLNGFNAIFQNSVYGVAALLPAKYTGAVVMGSNLCGLLIVFLNWCSVMFDNPRTAAIYYFIGGMFVMLICIDSYFALPLNKFYRYHEALQEQHKSAEADKPHGMRVSRAKIFAQASLQLYNVFITFVVTLAVFPSVISDIEPNTEGFLGENFVRITCFLTFNVTALLGNVTASLKQIPGPKWLVIFTTIRLVFIPFFLLCKYKSATRTLPILISNDYVFWIASALMGWTSGHGSSLAMMYIGGTVPPEQQGTAGMMGGAMLVTGIITGITFTRLCPIIVTADIWRSL comes from the exons ATGGAGATGTCACACCAGGCTGGGGCGGAGGCCGAGAGCCTTTTGAGACAGGAGAGGGGCGCAGTCGTCATGCCGGGGCAGAGACAAGGCc GTTGGGATGGTGCGGACGAGAAGGCCCCGTTCCTCCGCAACGAGCCGGTGAAGCTAACGCCCGCGTGGGAGGGTAACAACCTACCAAATGACACCCTCAACTTGAAAG GTATAGCAATGGACACATCGGAACCAAAGGACAAATGGCACCTAATATTCTTGACGTTCCTGTTACACGGACTCGGAACGCTCACAGCTTGGAACATGTTCATAACAGCCAAAGATTATTTCGTGAAATACAAATTGGTGAATGCTCCTACCTATTCGGAACATTATTTGGCGTACGTGGGATGGGCTAGCCAGATCCCTAATCTGGTGTTCAGTTGGCTCAACATTTTTGTTAAGCCCAA GGGCAACTTAACAAACCGGATAGTGATGTCGCTAATAGTGGAAGTGGTTATATTTGTGTTCAACGTTATACTAGCCATGATGGACAGCTCAGGTTGGCCGGCGGCATTCTTCTGGCTCACCATGTTATCTGTGTTCTTCTTAAACG GTTTCAACGCAATCTTCCAAAACTCAGTATACGGCGTGGCCGCCCTCCTTCCTGCGAAGTACACAGGAGCCGTCGTGATGGGCAGCAACTTGTGTGGTCTCCTCATCGTGTTCCTGAACTGGTGTTCCGTCATGTTCGACAATCCTCGCACCGCAGCTATTTACTACTTCATCGGCGGCATGTTTGTCATGCTGATATGCATCGACTCGTACTTCGCGTTGCCGTTAAAT AAATTCTATCGTTACCACGAGGCGTTACAAGAGCAACACAAAAGTGCTGAGGCGGATAAACCCCACGGAATGAGGGTTTCCCGCGCCAAAATATTTGCACAGGCGTCCTTGCAGCTGTATAATGTCTTCATCACTTTCGTAGTCACCTTAGCTGTGTTCCCTTCTGTTATTTCAG atATTGAGCCGAACACGGAAGGCTTCTTGGGCGAGAATTTCGTCCGTATCACTTGCTTCCTGACCTTCAACGTTACAGCCTTGCTTGGAAACGTTACTGCTAGTCTTAAGCAAATT CCCGGTCCCAAATGGCTGGTAATATTCACAACCATCCGACTGGTTTTCATCCCGTTCTTCCTGCTGTGCAAATACAAGAGTGCTACCCGAACGTTGCCAATACTCATCTCAAATGACTACGTGTTCTGGATTGCTTCTGCACTCATGGGCTGGACTTCTGGACATGGAAGCTCGTTAGCTATGATGTATATTGGAGG CACGGTGCCGCCTGAACAACAAGGCACGGCGGGCATGATGGGCGGCGCGATGCTTGTCACCGGCATCATCACCGGCATCACATTCACGCGGCTCTGCCCCATCATCGTCACGGCAGACATCTGGCGCAGCTTGTAG
- the Ent2 gene encoding equilibrative nucleoside transporter 1 isoform X3, with amino-acid sequence MADNYGTFRRNAEKSWDGADEKAPFLRNEPVKLTPAWEGNNLPNDTLNLKGIAMDTSEPKDKWHLIFLTFLLHGLGTLTAWNMFITAKDYFVKYKLVNAPTYSEHYLAYVGWASQIPNLVFSWLNIFVKPKGNLTNRIVMSLIVEVVIFVFNVILAMMDSSGWPAAFFWLTMLSVFFLNGFNAIFQNSVYGVAALLPAKYTGAVVMGSNLCGLLIVFLNWCSVMFDNPRTAAIYYFIGGMFVMLICIDSYFALPLNKFYRYHEALQEQHKSAEADKPHGMRVSRAKIFAQASLQLYNVFITFVVTLAVFPSVISDIEPNTEGFLGENFVRITCFLTFNVTALLGNVTASLKQIPGPKWLVIFTTIRLVFIPFFLLCKYKSATRTLPILISNDYVFWIASALMGWTSGHGSSLAMMYIGGTVPPEQQGTAGMMGGAMLVTGIITGITFTRLCPIIVTADIWRSL; translated from the exons ATGGCGGATAACTATGGAACCTTTCGGAGAAATGCCGAAAAAA GTTGGGATGGTGCGGACGAGAAGGCCCCGTTCCTCCGCAACGAGCCGGTGAAGCTAACGCCCGCGTGGGAGGGTAACAACCTACCAAATGACACCCTCAACTTGAAAG GTATAGCAATGGACACATCGGAACCAAAGGACAAATGGCACCTAATATTCTTGACGTTCCTGTTACACGGACTCGGAACGCTCACAGCTTGGAACATGTTCATAACAGCCAAAGATTATTTCGTGAAATACAAATTGGTGAATGCTCCTACCTATTCGGAACATTATTTGGCGTACGTGGGATGGGCTAGCCAGATCCCTAATCTGGTGTTCAGTTGGCTCAACATTTTTGTTAAGCCCAA GGGCAACTTAACAAACCGGATAGTGATGTCGCTAATAGTGGAAGTGGTTATATTTGTGTTCAACGTTATACTAGCCATGATGGACAGCTCAGGTTGGCCGGCGGCATTCTTCTGGCTCACCATGTTATCTGTGTTCTTCTTAAACG GTTTCAACGCAATCTTCCAAAACTCAGTATACGGCGTGGCCGCCCTCCTTCCTGCGAAGTACACAGGAGCCGTCGTGATGGGCAGCAACTTGTGTGGTCTCCTCATCGTGTTCCTGAACTGGTGTTCCGTCATGTTCGACAATCCTCGCACCGCAGCTATTTACTACTTCATCGGCGGCATGTTTGTCATGCTGATATGCATCGACTCGTACTTCGCGTTGCCGTTAAAT AAATTCTATCGTTACCACGAGGCGTTACAAGAGCAACACAAAAGTGCTGAGGCGGATAAACCCCACGGAATGAGGGTTTCCCGCGCCAAAATATTTGCACAGGCGTCCTTGCAGCTGTATAATGTCTTCATCACTTTCGTAGTCACCTTAGCTGTGTTCCCTTCTGTTATTTCAG atATTGAGCCGAACACGGAAGGCTTCTTGGGCGAGAATTTCGTCCGTATCACTTGCTTCCTGACCTTCAACGTTACAGCCTTGCTTGGAAACGTTACTGCTAGTCTTAAGCAAATT CCCGGTCCCAAATGGCTGGTAATATTCACAACCATCCGACTGGTTTTCATCCCGTTCTTCCTGCTGTGCAAATACAAGAGTGCTACCCGAACGTTGCCAATACTCATCTCAAATGACTACGTGTTCTGGATTGCTTCTGCACTCATGGGCTGGACTTCTGGACATGGAAGCTCGTTAGCTATGATGTATATTGGAGG CACGGTGCCGCCTGAACAACAAGGCACGGCGGGCATGATGGGCGGCGCGATGCTTGTCACCGGCATCATCACCGGCATCACATTCACGCGGCTCTGCCCCATCATCGTCACGGCAGACATCTGGCGCAGCTTGTAG
- the Ent2 gene encoding equilibrative nucleoside transporter 1 isoform X4, whose product MDTSEPKDKWHLIFLTFLLHGLGTLTAWNMFITAKDYFVKYKLVNAPTYSEHYLAYVGWASQIPNLVFSWLNIFVKPKGNLTNRIVMSLIVEVVIFVFNVILAMMDSSGWPAAFFWLTMLSVFFLNGFNAIFQNSVYGVAALLPAKYTGAVVMGSNLCGLLIVFLNWCSVMFDNPRTAAIYYFIGGMFVMLICIDSYFALPLNKFYRYHEALQEQHKSAEADKPHGMRVSRAKIFAQASLQLYNVFITFVVTLAVFPSVISDIEPNTEGFLGENFVRITCFLTFNVTALLGNVTASLKQIPGPKWLVIFTTIRLVFIPFFLLCKYKSATRTLPILISNDYVFWIASALMGWTSGHGSSLAMMYIGGTVPPEQQGTAGMMGGAMLVTGIITGITFTRLCPIIVTADIWRSL is encoded by the exons ATGGACACATCGGAACCAAAGGACAAATGGCACCTAATATTCTTGACGTTCCTGTTACACGGACTCGGAACGCTCACAGCTTGGAACATGTTCATAACAGCCAAAGATTATTTCGTGAAATACAAATTGGTGAATGCTCCTACCTATTCGGAACATTATTTGGCGTACGTGGGATGGGCTAGCCAGATCCCTAATCTGGTGTTCAGTTGGCTCAACATTTTTGTTAAGCCCAA GGGCAACTTAACAAACCGGATAGTGATGTCGCTAATAGTGGAAGTGGTTATATTTGTGTTCAACGTTATACTAGCCATGATGGACAGCTCAGGTTGGCCGGCGGCATTCTTCTGGCTCACCATGTTATCTGTGTTCTTCTTAAACG GTTTCAACGCAATCTTCCAAAACTCAGTATACGGCGTGGCCGCCCTCCTTCCTGCGAAGTACACAGGAGCCGTCGTGATGGGCAGCAACTTGTGTGGTCTCCTCATCGTGTTCCTGAACTGGTGTTCCGTCATGTTCGACAATCCTCGCACCGCAGCTATTTACTACTTCATCGGCGGCATGTTTGTCATGCTGATATGCATCGACTCGTACTTCGCGTTGCCGTTAAAT AAATTCTATCGTTACCACGAGGCGTTACAAGAGCAACACAAAAGTGCTGAGGCGGATAAACCCCACGGAATGAGGGTTTCCCGCGCCAAAATATTTGCACAGGCGTCCTTGCAGCTGTATAATGTCTTCATCACTTTCGTAGTCACCTTAGCTGTGTTCCCTTCTGTTATTTCAG atATTGAGCCGAACACGGAAGGCTTCTTGGGCGAGAATTTCGTCCGTATCACTTGCTTCCTGACCTTCAACGTTACAGCCTTGCTTGGAAACGTTACTGCTAGTCTTAAGCAAATT CCCGGTCCCAAATGGCTGGTAATATTCACAACCATCCGACTGGTTTTCATCCCGTTCTTCCTGCTGTGCAAATACAAGAGTGCTACCCGAACGTTGCCAATACTCATCTCAAATGACTACGTGTTCTGGATTGCTTCTGCACTCATGGGCTGGACTTCTGGACATGGAAGCTCGTTAGCTATGATGTATATTGGAGG CACGGTGCCGCCTGAACAACAAGGCACGGCGGGCATGATGGGCGGCGCGATGCTTGTCACCGGCATCATCACCGGCATCACATTCACGCGGCTCTGCCCCATCATCGTCACGGCAGACATCTGGCGCAGCTTGTAG
- the LOC110373601 gene encoding uncharacterized protein LOC110373601, whose amino-acid sequence MVNSSLAYEILLYINSFYFGLFATCELGTLILKSVLIIEKYEVEKDPTKIGRDYGVLVGLFVIEAARLILGRKGSLSEKDLPVIFSVLLTVPSILGVLYLLIFQVVVLRIEYIWCTLMLCIQTLEFIFASMFIVSLCRGPSYD is encoded by the exons ATGGTTAATTCTAGTTTAGCGTATGAAATTCTGCTTTATATCAATTCGTTTTACTTCGGACTATTCGCAACATGTGAACTGGGCACTCTCATCCTGAAGTCGGTTttaattattgagaaatatgaAGTAGAGAAAGATCCAACAAAAATAGGTCGAGATTATGGAGTACTCGTGGGCTTGTTCGTTATTGAAGCAGCCCGACTTATATTGGGGCGGAAAGGAAGTCTGAGTGAAAAAG ATTTACCAGTAATATTCTCAGTGCTGCTGACGGTGCCATCAATATTGGGTGTTTTATACCTTCTGATCTTTCAAGTTGTGGTCTTGAGAATAGAGTACATCTGGTGTACCCTAATGTTATGCATACAGACCCTAGAGTTCATATTTGCGTCCATGTTCATAGTGTCTCTCTGCAGAGGACCTTCCTATGACTAA